A genome region from Panicum virgatum strain AP13 chromosome 4K, P.virgatum_v5, whole genome shotgun sequence includes the following:
- the LOC120705030 gene encoding (+)-neomenthol dehydrogenase-like has translation MEGGVISDWRSKRVAAVTGGNKGIGLEVCRQLAGNGVAVILTARDEARGAAAVEKLRGAGLSDVIFHQLEVTDARSISRLADFLKARVGKLDILVNNAAVGGAEYVPDLVYPSANVEDPFAGMDEGQMSEWMRRNTRETYNSAKETLQTNYYGTKNVTEALLPLLQSSTDGRIVNVSSVIGQLRYFVSEELKQELKDVGKLSEERLDELLGAFMEDFTAGAVEARGWPVGFSAYKVAKAAVNAYTRVLARRHPELRVNCAHPGFVKTDMNRLAGLLTPEQGARNVVTVALLPAGGPTGKYFASGQEAPFV, from the exons ATGGAGGGCGGCGTCATCTCCGATTGGCGGAGCAAGAG GGTTGCTGCGGTGACGGGCGGGAACAAAGGGATCGGGCTGGAGGTGTGCCGGCAGCTGGCCGGCAACGGCGTCGCCGTCATCTTGACAGCCAGGGACGAGGCCAGGGGCGCAGCCGCCGTCGAGAAGCTCAGAGGAGCTGGGCTTTCCGATGTCATCTTCCACCAGCTGGAGGTCACCGATGCTCGCAGCATCTCTCGGTTGGCAGATTTCTTGAAGGCCCGTGTTGGGAAGCTCGACATCCTG GTAAATAACGCCGCCGTCGGTGGTGCTGAGTACGTCCCAGACCTTGTTTATCCTTCGGCAAACGTGGAGGATCCG TTTGCTGGCATGGATGAAGGCCAGATGTCTGAATGGATGCGGCGAAACACCCGGGAGACCTACAATTCTGCAAAGGAGACCCTGCAGACGAACTACTACGGCACCAAGAACGTCACCGAAGCCTTACTGCCCCTGCTGCAATCCTCTACCGATGGCAGAATTGTTAACGTCTCCTCCGTGATCGGCCAGCTGAGG TATTTTGTCAGCGAAGAGCTCAAGCAGGAGCTGAAAGACGTCGGCAAGCTCAGCGAGGAGAGGCTGGACGAGCTGCTGGGCGCGTTCATGGAGGACTTCACGGCCGGCGCGGTGGAGGCGCGCGGGTGGCCGGTGGGCTTCTCGGCGTAcaaggtggccaaggcggccgtGAACGCCTACACGAGGGTCCTGGCGAGGAGGCACCCGGAGCTGCGCGTCAACTGCGCGCACCCGGGCTTCGTGAAGACCGACATGAACAGGCTCGCCGGCCTCCTCACGCCGGAGCAAGGCGCGAGGAACGTGGTGACGGTGGCGCTGCTGCCCGCCGGCGGACCGACCGGCAAGTACTTCGCCTCTGGCCAGGAGGCGCCGTTCGTGTGA